From Aedes albopictus strain Foshan chromosome 1, AalbF5, whole genome shotgun sequence, one genomic window encodes:
- the LOC134285632 gene encoding uncharacterized transmembrane protein DDB_G0289901-like yields the protein SGNSSRSSSGNSSRSSSGNSSRSSSGNSSRSSSGNSSRSSSGNSSRSSSGNSSRSSSGNSSRSSSGNSSRSSSGNSSRSSSGNSSRSSSGNSSRSSSGNSSRSSSGNSSRSSSGNSSRSSSGNSSRSSSENSSRSSSGNSSRSSSGNSSRSSSGNSSRSSSGNSSRSSSGNSSRSSSGNSSRSSSGNSSRSSS from the coding sequence tccgggaattcctccaggagttcctccgggaattcctccaggagttcctccgggaattcctccaggagttcctccgggaattcctccaggagttcctccgggaattcctccaggagttcctccgggaattcctccaggagttcctccgggaattcctccaggagttcctccgggaattcctccaggagttcctccgggaattcctccaggagttcctccgggaattcctccaggagttcctccgggaattcctccaggagttcctccgggaattcctccaggagttcctccgggaattcctccaggagttcctccgggaattcctccaggagttcctccgggaattcctccaggagttcctccgggaattcctccaggagttcctccgagaattcctccaggagttcctccgggaattcctccaggagttcctccgggaattcctccaggagttcctccgggaattcctccaggagttcctccgggaattcctccaggagttcctccgggaattcctccaggagttcctccgggaattcctccaggagttcctccgggaattcctccaggagttcctcc